In Streptomyces sp. NBC_01717, one DNA window encodes the following:
- a CDS encoding ATP-grasp domain-containing protein: MRRIAFLRSIEIQQTKPFLTALEARLQREDTEAKLFYTDGECGPDDFPGESEKIAGDISADELTKKVIGWGADGVISLSIADENALRDSVVRRRLETVGIPMVAHSLAATSLTANKWETKRLLEEHGFDIPPGVLVDSDVLAGRGLRIPAYVDSILIQTADMGYPVLSKPLWDCMGAGMVPLADEAELERHLTEPHSGNFILERCVSGEICSVEVVGARGQYVVHPVVWQGPAETGPVFNFGRLRYVAPRREADLAFAPVAEKLKKLARALDLHGAVGLDMIYEDGIYRILEINPRVTGTTTPCIASTDFNTYDCLLSILDGTWPDEADHGHGLQRVCLQFPVRELSPEFVHDVTGELDVVRTQSLNIDGIDHPNVIITCELDDRAELPAKLESLWQRHEFTDRSFLRQIAAAVGVADAEAAATTAVATV, encoded by the coding sequence ATGCGCCGAATCGCATTCCTGCGATCCATTGAGATTCAGCAGACAAAGCCTTTTCTCACAGCCCTTGAGGCACGTCTCCAGCGGGAGGACACCGAAGCGAAACTCTTCTACACGGACGGCGAGTGCGGACCCGATGACTTCCCCGGCGAATCGGAGAAGATAGCCGGTGACATATCCGCCGACGAGCTCACCAAGAAGGTCATCGGCTGGGGCGCCGACGGGGTGATCTCCCTTTCCATCGCAGACGAGAACGCTCTGCGTGACTCGGTGGTGCGCCGCCGCCTGGAGACCGTGGGAATTCCCATGGTGGCGCACAGCCTGGCCGCCACGAGCCTCACCGCCAACAAGTGGGAGACGAAGCGGCTGCTGGAGGAGCACGGATTCGACATTCCGCCCGGGGTGCTGGTGGACAGCGATGTACTCGCCGGTCGCGGCCTGCGCATTCCCGCGTACGTCGACTCGATCCTGATCCAGACCGCCGACATGGGATATCCCGTGCTCAGCAAGCCGCTCTGGGACTGCATGGGCGCCGGCATGGTGCCGCTGGCCGACGAAGCGGAACTGGAACGGCACTTGACCGAACCGCACAGCGGAAATTTCATCCTGGAACGCTGTGTTTCCGGTGAGATCTGCTCGGTGGAAGTGGTCGGGGCCCGCGGACAGTACGTGGTCCACCCGGTGGTGTGGCAGGGTCCGGCGGAGACCGGCCCGGTCTTCAACTTCGGCCGGCTGCGCTATGTGGCACCGCGCCGGGAGGCGGATCTGGCATTCGCCCCGGTGGCCGAGAAACTCAAGAAGCTCGCGCGGGCCCTCGATCTGCACGGCGCGGTCGGTCTGGACATGATTTACGAGGACGGAATCTACCGGATTCTCGAGATCAACCCCCGGGTCACTGGAACGACCACCCCCTGCATAGCCTCCACCGACTTCAACACGTACGACTGCCTGCTCTCCATCCTGGACGGGACCTGGCCGGACGAGGCGGACCACGGGCACGGTCTCCAGCGGGTGTGCCTGCAGTTCCCGGTGCGCGAACTCTCCCCGGAATTCGTGCACGATGTGACCGGCGAACTCGATGTCGTACGGACGCAGTCGCTCAATATCGACGGCATCGACCATCCCAATGTGATCATCACCTGCGAGCTCGACGACCGGGCGGAACTCCCGGCGAAGCTCGAATCGCTCTGGCAGCGCCACGAATTCACCGACCGGTCATTCCTGCGGCAGATCGCGGCGGCCGTAGGGGTGGCCGATGCGGAGGCGGCGGCGACGACCGCCGTGGCAACGGTATGA
- a CDS encoding LuxR family transcriptional regulator, producing MYPAKPVVPIPSTKARATYVELLRKDSGAQSEQEQSGGPSECPEDGIREDRELMDELLAMGMVREDASSPSRFVAVEPGIVEARIGALLRSSALTMLEEARNLTDLLRPLIVDSRHTAGPQGGESIVRIQGKAAISAIVNESVQQSTSALFTAQPGGGRPKATLEQIRQQTAELLDRGVEVRTLYQHTAWHDGPTREYVTEMTSLGAQVRTLDEFFDRLIIVDRSMAFVPADTERDQAVIIREPAVVRFLTEVFERNWQRAKPFQGSRTPNESSHISAVLRETIIRCLIHGDSDNAIAKRIGLSTRAYATHLAKLKADLKAESRFQLGYRLGQLASGGPSPEAGETAGV from the coding sequence ATGTATCCGGCAAAGCCAGTGGTGCCCATACCCAGCACGAAGGCGCGCGCTACGTACGTCGAACTCCTCCGGAAGGACTCGGGTGCGCAGTCCGAGCAGGAGCAGTCGGGCGGCCCGTCGGAGTGCCCTGAGGACGGAATCCGCGAGGATCGCGAGCTCATGGATGAGCTCCTGGCCATGGGGATGGTCCGCGAGGACGCCTCCTCCCCCTCGCGCTTCGTCGCGGTGGAGCCCGGCATCGTGGAGGCCCGGATCGGAGCGCTGCTGCGCTCTTCCGCGCTGACCATGCTGGAGGAGGCCCGGAACCTCACGGACCTGCTGCGACCCCTCATCGTCGACTCCCGGCACACCGCGGGGCCGCAGGGCGGCGAGTCCATCGTCCGCATCCAGGGCAAGGCCGCGATCAGCGCCATCGTCAACGAGAGTGTGCAGCAGAGCACCTCGGCGCTGTTCACCGCCCAGCCGGGGGGCGGCCGGCCCAAGGCCACGCTCGAGCAGATCCGCCAGCAGACCGCCGAGCTGCTCGACCGCGGGGTGGAGGTGCGGACGCTCTACCAGCACACCGCCTGGCACGACGGGCCCACCCGTGAATACGTGACCGAAATGACCTCGCTGGGCGCCCAGGTCCGCACCCTCGACGAGTTCTTCGACCGATTGATCATCGTCGACCGGAGCATGGCATTCGTCCCTGCCGACACCGAGCGGGACCAGGCCGTCATTATCAGGGAACCGGCCGTGGTGCGTTTTCTCACCGAGGTGTTCGAGCGCAACTGGCAGCGCGCCAAGCCCTTTCAGGGATCCCGGACTCCGAATGAATCGAGCCATATCAGCGCCGTGTTACGCGAGACCATTATCAGGTGCCTCATCCATGGGGACAGCGACAATGCCATCGCCAAGAGGATCGGGCTCAGCACCCGCGCGTACGCCACCCACCTGGCCAAACTCAAGGCCGACCTCAAGGCCGAGAGCCGCTTCCAACTCGGATACCGGCTCGGCCAGTTGGCCAGTGGCGGCCCGTCTCCCGAAGCAGGCGAAACAGCCGGGGTGTGA
- a CDS encoding helix-turn-helix domain-containing protein encodes MARSGTQRGASALILEPVSLSVYEWALRNGGLRDTDDAAAELGLPMGELTLARDNLLELGLLVSSTDGGELLPADPAIAEMLARAPLEQEIRQRQQELARMHAQLRPLAPLFAEHSRAGRTSDGLRSFDDPAEVRRELSMMTRLCTEEMVSIQPGGGRDPDTLSSIVAESLSMLERGVRLRTLYQHTARASLSTQAYVRSVSVAGARIRTTAEAFDRIIVFDRETAFVPQPRAAGRPQGASVVTDPTVVGFLYRMFESLWESGRPFDAHQAEFQPSTEELKTSILRLMATGLKDEVIAKRLGMATRTFRRHVKDITDELGVESRFQAGFRAWQLGISLGESDDPGTSGTD; translated from the coding sequence ATGGCGCGTTCAGGGACACAACGCGGCGCCTCGGCGCTCATTCTCGAGCCAGTCTCGCTGTCCGTCTATGAATGGGCGCTGCGGAACGGCGGACTCCGCGACACCGACGACGCTGCGGCCGAATTAGGCCTGCCCATGGGCGAGTTGACTCTTGCGCGCGACAACCTACTGGAACTCGGATTGCTTGTGTCCAGTACCGACGGCGGCGAACTGCTGCCGGCGGACCCGGCGATCGCCGAGATGCTCGCCCGGGCACCGTTGGAGCAGGAGATCCGGCAGCGGCAGCAGGAACTGGCCCGCATGCACGCCCAACTTCGGCCTCTGGCACCGCTGTTCGCGGAGCACAGCCGCGCCGGGCGCACCTCGGACGGGCTGCGCTCCTTCGACGATCCCGCCGAGGTGCGCCGTGAGTTGTCGATGATGACCCGGCTGTGCACCGAAGAGATGGTCTCCATCCAGCCGGGCGGCGGCCGCGACCCCGACACGCTGAGCTCGATCGTCGCGGAGAGCCTGTCGATGCTGGAGAGGGGAGTGCGGCTGCGCACCCTGTACCAGCACACCGCCCGGGCGAGCCTCTCGACGCAGGCCTATGTGCGGTCGGTCTCCGTGGCCGGGGCCCGGATCCGCACCACCGCCGAGGCGTTCGACCGGATCATCGTCTTCGACCGGGAGACGGCCTTCGTCCCTCAGCCCCGTGCCGCGGGCCGGCCGCAGGGGGCCTCGGTGGTCACCGACCCGACGGTGGTGGGTTTCCTGTACCGGATGTTCGAGAGCCTCTGGGAGTCGGGCCGGCCCTTTGACGCCCATCAGGCCGAATTCCAGCCATCCACAGAGGAGTTGAAAACCTCGATCCTGCGCCTGATGGCGACCGGCCTCAAGGACGAGGTGATTGCCAAGCGGCTGGGGATGGCGACCCGGACCTTCCGTCGGCACGTGAAGGACATCACCGACGAGCTGGGGGTCGAGAGCCGCTTCCAAGCCGGTTTCCGCGCGTGGCAATTGGGGATTTCACTGGGAGAAAGCGACGATCCCGGCACATCCGGGACGGATTGA
- a CDS encoding PPOX class F420-dependent oxidoreductase → MSEAEWRAFALSGTRTAKLATHRKDGRPHVTPVWFLLDEAEDAETGRPQVLFTTWHESLKAKSLRRNPRFALCIDDQEPPYAYVMLECTATFTEDPADLRHWATRIGARYMGADRADRYGQRNSVPGEYLIRATIDRVTAFTGIAD, encoded by the coding sequence ATGTCCGAGGCCGAGTGGCGTGCGTTCGCCCTCTCCGGCACCCGAACGGCGAAGCTGGCGACTCACCGTAAGGACGGCCGCCCCCATGTCACACCGGTGTGGTTCCTCCTCGACGAGGCCGAGGACGCCGAGACCGGCCGGCCGCAGGTCCTCTTCACCACGTGGCACGAATCCCTCAAGGCGAAGTCCCTGCGCAGGAACCCCCGGTTCGCACTCTGCATCGACGACCAGGAACCGCCCTACGCATACGTCATGCTCGAATGCACCGCCACCTTCACCGAGGACCCGGCCGACCTCCGCCACTGGGCCACCAGGATCGGCGCCCGCTACATGGGCGCCGACCGGGCCGACCGGTACGGACAGCGAAACTCGGTCCCGGGGGAGTACCTGATCCGCGCCACGATCGACCGGGTGACCGCCTTCACGGGCATCGCGGACTAG
- a CDS encoding 2OG-Fe dioxygenase family protein — MSAVATIAPAPATATGTTPFRHFSATLLRRALARHAEWERKEFTSSWEDLPVDAYLKDGATFRRRRYSQFHLADDRLVPSGQIVFEQSKEVNSLFGGVQRHFEPLREDVAASALLETVVFTFLDNLPGKIDRSDAAIGVHQIRITAGRDEASLPAPEGIHEDGHHFVAQVLINREGVTGGESQLYDRDRNPIFRTTLLDPLESIVIDDRRVFHGVSGITPAPGATEGIRDMMLIDFFPLAD, encoded by the coding sequence ATGTCCGCAGTAGCCACCATCGCCCCCGCCCCCGCGACCGCCACCGGGACGACTCCGTTCCGCCACTTCTCCGCGACCCTGCTCCGCCGAGCCCTGGCCCGGCACGCGGAGTGGGAGCGCAAGGAGTTCACCTCGTCCTGGGAGGACCTGCCGGTCGACGCATATCTCAAGGACGGGGCGACGTTCCGCCGCCGAAGGTACAGCCAGTTCCACCTGGCCGACGACCGCCTGGTGCCCAGCGGACAGATCGTGTTCGAGCAGTCCAAGGAGGTGAACTCGCTGTTCGGTGGCGTCCAGCGGCACTTCGAACCGCTCCGTGAGGACGTGGCGGCCTCCGCGTTGCTCGAGACGGTCGTGTTCACCTTCCTGGACAACCTGCCAGGGAAGATCGACCGGTCCGACGCCGCCATAGGCGTCCACCAGATCCGGATCACCGCAGGCCGCGACGAGGCCTCGCTGCCCGCCCCGGAGGGCATCCACGAGGACGGCCACCACTTCGTCGCCCAGGTGCTGATCAATCGCGAGGGCGTCACCGGGGGCGAGTCGCAGCTGTACGACCGCGACCGCAACCCGATCTTCCGGACCACACTGCTCGATCCGCTCGAGTCGATCGTCATCGACGACCGCCGGGTCTTCCACGGCGTCTCCGGCATCACCCCGGCCCCCGGAGCCACGGAGGGCATCCGCGACATGATGCTGATCGACTTCTTCCCGCTCGCAGACTGA
- a CDS encoding ATP-grasp domain-containing protein produces the protein MNANNAAQPHIVVINRWREQYARYAEYLDHTTHQVSYITTEVGLPSVPEAAGDILVVDRTDNLEAVRAALRVLAVRHGRPEAIVALKEDDLLIAAELREEWNCPGQRVGHLARFRDKYLMATAVAEAGLDLPDFTLAGDGTSILEFGAKHGWPLILKPVMGSSSEGVVKLDGPEDVLAVDLADTPMMVQTFNPGRIYHVDGVFTGREIQHWRASRYVNTCLGFRSGDFLGSVEEDDEAVNRAIGESTADYLRALSGDPLVFHLELFVNDTPDGPRCSFLEVGARVGGAEIPFVWRELHGYDLMDAAFQLQLQRPVPRGQMGSPEEIGGYLLIPAPGARPCRITEVTSMVGSTPGPYAEALLEVGDILPLADAYYEHVGGRFRFRGATSRDVEQALVATAAAFRVSGVPATPTDQAGAPQGQLAGASRG, from the coding sequence ATGAACGCGAACAACGCCGCCCAGCCACACATTGTCGTCATCAACCGCTGGCGCGAGCAGTACGCCCGCTATGCCGAATACCTCGACCACACCACCCACCAGGTCTCCTACATCACCACGGAGGTGGGACTGCCGTCCGTACCCGAGGCGGCGGGCGACATCCTGGTGGTGGACCGGACCGACAACCTGGAGGCCGTGCGCGCCGCACTCAGGGTGCTCGCCGTGCGGCACGGACGCCCCGAGGCGATCGTCGCCCTCAAGGAGGACGATCTCCTGATCGCCGCCGAGCTGCGCGAGGAGTGGAACTGCCCCGGCCAACGGGTGGGCCACCTGGCCCGCTTCAGGGACAAGTACCTCATGGCCACCGCCGTCGCGGAAGCCGGCCTCGACCTGCCGGACTTCACCCTCGCCGGCGACGGGACATCCATCCTGGAATTCGGCGCGAAGCACGGCTGGCCGCTCATCCTGAAGCCGGTCATGGGCAGTTCGAGCGAAGGTGTCGTCAAGCTCGACGGCCCCGAGGACGTCCTAGCCGTCGACCTCGCGGACACGCCCATGATGGTGCAGACCTTCAACCCCGGCCGGATCTACCACGTGGACGGCGTCTTCACCGGCCGCGAGATCCAGCACTGGCGCGCCTCGCGTTATGTGAACACCTGCCTGGGATTCCGCTCGGGCGACTTCCTCGGCTCCGTCGAGGAGGACGACGAGGCGGTCAACAGGGCCATCGGCGAGAGCACGGCCGACTACCTCCGGGCGCTCTCCGGCGACCCGCTCGTCTTCCACCTGGAACTCTTCGTCAACGACACCCCGGACGGCCCCCGCTGCAGCTTCCTGGAGGTGGGCGCACGGGTCGGCGGCGCCGAGATCCCCTTCGTCTGGCGTGAGCTCCACGGTTACGACCTGATGGATGCCGCATTCCAGCTCCAGCTCCAACGCCCCGTTCCCCGAGGGCAGATGGGCAGTCCCGAGGAGATCGGCGGCTATCTGCTGATCCCGGCCCCAGGGGCGCGGCCGTGCCGCATCACCGAGGTCACCTCGATGGTCGGCAGCACCCCGGGACCGTACGCCGAGGCGCTCCTGGAGGTCGGCGACATCCTGCCGCTGGCCGACGCGTACTACGAGCACGTCGGCGGCCGCTTCCGCTTCCGGGGTGCGACCAGCCGCGACGTGGAGCAGGCCCTCGTCGCAACCGCCGCGGCGTTCCGGGTCTCCGGCGTCCCGGCCACCCCCACGGACCAGGCCGGCGCGCCCCAGGGTCAGCTGGCCGGCGCGAGCAGGGGCTGA
- a CDS encoding ATP-grasp domain-containing protein has protein sequence MDTKGYVVIVDAFAPARFFPPEFHEAGYACVRVQSTPEIPPAFAGSLDLTLYADNIVHTGDLEETVRAAGAYEPVAVFAGSEFGVEFADRLSEAMGLPTNGTELSAARRDKFTMIETIKAAGVRGARQLLATSADELARWHQELGTRVVVKPLKSAGNDGVRFCATPEESAAAFLELTGAENLFSQRNEGVVAQEHLFGGEYMVNTVSRDGKHHVTDIIATTRISVNGVHDISNSCYLLPRHGEAQDQLVPYAFEVLDALGVRHGPSHIELKLTPSGPVLIEMGARICGGDLPHYVQLATGESPFDWTVDAFVRPDRFHERHDNDYEIQRYFASVGLVSAKAGRLESLRHLKEIEELESFHDLSQFVPLGGTVVPTVNDSTYVGFVRLFHELEEVVMRDINTIHYLDGDGMYALSEES, from the coding sequence ATGGACACCAAGGGTTACGTCGTCATCGTCGACGCATTCGCCCCGGCCCGGTTCTTCCCGCCGGAGTTCCACGAAGCGGGCTACGCATGCGTGCGGGTGCAGAGCACCCCTGAGATCCCGCCGGCCTTCGCCGGCTCCCTCGACCTGACGCTCTACGCCGACAACATCGTCCACACCGGGGACCTCGAAGAGACCGTACGGGCCGCCGGCGCGTACGAACCGGTGGCGGTCTTCGCCGGTAGCGAGTTCGGCGTCGAGTTCGCCGACCGGCTGAGCGAGGCCATGGGCCTGCCGACCAACGGCACGGAGCTCAGCGCCGCCCGCCGCGACAAGTTCACGATGATCGAGACGATCAAGGCCGCCGGAGTGCGCGGAGCCAGGCAGCTGCTCGCCACAAGTGCCGACGAACTGGCCCGATGGCACCAGGAGTTGGGCACCCGCGTCGTGGTCAAACCGCTCAAGAGCGCGGGCAATGACGGCGTCAGGTTCTGCGCCACCCCCGAGGAGAGCGCGGCCGCCTTCCTCGAACTCACCGGCGCGGAAAATCTGTTCAGCCAGCGCAACGAGGGCGTCGTCGCCCAGGAACATCTCTTCGGCGGCGAGTACATGGTCAACACCGTCAGCCGCGACGGCAAGCACCATGTGACCGACATCATCGCCACCACCCGCATTTCCGTGAACGGCGTTCACGACATCAGCAACTCCTGCTATCTGCTGCCCCGCCACGGTGAGGCACAGGACCAGCTGGTCCCGTACGCGTTCGAAGTCCTTGACGCGCTGGGCGTGCGGCACGGCCCCTCGCACATCGAGCTGAAGCTCACCCCCTCAGGGCCCGTACTCATCGAGATGGGCGCCCGCATCTGCGGCGGAGACCTGCCGCACTATGTGCAGCTGGCGACCGGCGAGTCCCCCTTCGACTGGACCGTCGACGCCTTCGTGCGGCCGGACCGCTTCCACGAGCGCCACGACAACGACTACGAGATCCAGCGGTACTTCGCCTCGGTCGGCCTGGTCTCCGCCAAGGCGGGGCGGCTGGAGTCGCTGCGCCACCTCAAGGAGATCGAGGAGCTCGAAAGCTTCCACGACCTGTCGCAGTTCGTCCCGCTCGGCGGCACGGTCGTCCCCACGGTCAACGACAGCACCTACGTCGGTTTCGTGCGGCTCTTCCACGAGCTCGAGGAAGTCGTCATGCGTGACATCAACACCATTCACTACCTGGACGGCGACGGAATGTACGCACTCTCCGAGGAGTCCTGA
- a CDS encoding MFS transporter: MSQPGIGLLMLLGFFSKIAVVAIPVVMNLGVVFGLDRGFGAAGLVIALWTVGVAVGGPVQGRMMDKYGVRPVLIVSLTGQALFWGIGPSMSYGVLSVAAVGCGLLNLPGFAVVRLRLAVAIPEEQRHTAFALDAMTSNISYMVGPALGVTVATAVSSDVSMRGLGLIVALAGAGLALLNPQVRDSAKETGSEPAPRMKFREWFKPALVPVLVATTATTLATAGYETAIVGGLRDSGQVEWAGLVLTVCGFCSFIGALLYGTLKRPPHFAVVSALVGLTTVVGGFATGDWRLLCLAMVLPAALCSPSFAATGGAASGLAPAGARGVVMGIYSASLTLGNSIGAPLSGAIQDARSPLWAFVVIGLTSAALSGVALGWTAWLARRPAAEPQNTPVLADAAA, translated from the coding sequence GTGAGCCAACCAGGTATCGGCCTGCTCATGCTCCTCGGGTTCTTCTCGAAGATCGCGGTGGTGGCGATCCCCGTCGTGATGAACCTCGGCGTCGTGTTCGGCCTCGACCGAGGCTTCGGCGCCGCCGGCCTGGTGATCGCGCTGTGGACGGTGGGAGTGGCGGTCGGCGGTCCGGTGCAGGGCCGCATGATGGACAAGTACGGCGTACGGCCCGTGCTCATCGTCTCGTTGACCGGCCAGGCGCTCTTCTGGGGGATCGGCCCCAGCATGTCCTACGGGGTGCTGTCGGTGGCCGCCGTCGGCTGCGGACTCCTCAACCTCCCGGGGTTCGCCGTCGTGCGGTTGAGGCTCGCCGTCGCCATCCCGGAGGAGCAGCGGCACACCGCCTTCGCGCTCGACGCCATGACGTCCAACATCTCGTACATGGTGGGCCCGGCGCTCGGTGTGACCGTGGCGACCGCCGTCTCCAGCGACGTCTCGATGCGGGGCCTCGGCCTGATCGTCGCCCTCGCCGGGGCGGGCCTTGCCCTGCTCAACCCCCAGGTCCGCGACTCCGCCAAGGAGACCGGCAGCGAGCCCGCCCCCCGCATGAAGTTCCGCGAGTGGTTCAAGCCCGCGCTCGTCCCGGTCCTCGTGGCCACCACCGCCACCACTCTGGCGACCGCCGGCTACGAGACGGCGATCGTGGGCGGGCTGCGCGACTCGGGCCAGGTCGAATGGGCCGGCCTCGTCCTCACGGTCTGCGGGTTCTGCTCGTTCATCGGCGCGCTCCTGTACGGCACGTTGAAACGGCCGCCGCACTTCGCCGTCGTCTCGGCACTGGTGGGCCTCACGACCGTGGTCGGCGGCTTCGCCACCGGCGACTGGCGCCTGCTGTGCCTGGCCATGGTGCTGCCGGCCGCTCTCTGCTCGCCCTCCTTCGCGGCGACGGGCGGCGCCGCGAGCGGGCTGGCCCCGGCCGGGGCCCGGGGCGTCGTGATGGGCATCTACAGCGCCTCCCTCACCCTCGGCAACAGCATCGGTGCCCCCCTGTCCGGGGCGATCCAGGACGCCAGGAGCCCACTCTGGGCCTTCGTGGTCATCGGCCTCACCAGCGCCGCCCTCTCCGGGGTCGCCCTCGGCTGGACCGCCTGGCTGGCCCGCAGGCCGGCCGCCGAGCCGCAGAACACACCGGTCCTCGCCGACGCCGCCGCCTGA
- a CDS encoding dynamin family protein, protein MDVRPQLIDALSALRDRVAAVRLPLPLPGAARARQTRVELLAQLDDYLLPRLKDPEAPLLAVVGGSTGAGKSTLVNSLVGRRVSEAGVLRPTTRTPVLVCHPDDHHWFAGVRVLPQLTRVWLPPQESADPGLCDDRDGLREDEQEDGTALRIETAASLPRGLALLDAPDIDSLVVRNRVLAAELVCAADIWVMVTTASRYADAVPWQMLRTAKEYDASLVIVLDRVPHQVIAEVSRQYGALLTRAGLGEVPRFTIPELPESAGGGSGLLPTTAVAPLRSWLGHRVHDPAARQQAVGRTATGVIDSLDVRMPELAGAVAAQYAAAVRLTGVVEDAYRKEGTRVQRRLQNGGVLAGDARTRWRGYPLYSSSEELLDALVESLAALLQCAVAAADEQIRTTWRHEPAAGVLGAEAVGRQAGGWGPAEDIRGRIAMAVRRWRRVLEELAEEEVRQLERSAAPDAETVAALLAAALLGGRRARSAGEQLAERIGVQGALRLRDKGGALLTTYLDRVLNGERDRRLAPLDALDVTPEPQAELIAALSVLQKER, encoded by the coding sequence ATGGACGTACGGCCTCAGCTCATCGACGCACTTTCCGCCCTGCGCGACCGTGTCGCTGCCGTGCGTCTGCCACTCCCGCTTCCTGGGGCGGCACGTGCCCGTCAGACCAGGGTCGAGCTGCTCGCACAGCTCGACGACTACCTGCTTCCCCGGCTGAAGGATCCTGAAGCGCCGCTGCTCGCGGTCGTCGGTGGATCCACCGGGGCCGGGAAGTCGACGCTCGTCAACTCGCTCGTGGGGCGACGGGTCAGCGAGGCCGGGGTGCTGCGGCCGACCACCCGGACCCCTGTCCTTGTCTGCCATCCGGATGATCATCACTGGTTCGCCGGGGTACGCGTACTGCCGCAACTGACCCGGGTCTGGCTGCCGCCACAGGAGTCCGCGGATCCCGGCCTCTGCGACGACCGCGACGGGCTCCGCGAGGACGAGCAGGAGGACGGGACCGCGCTGCGGATCGAGACCGCCGCGAGTCTGCCGCGCGGACTCGCGCTGCTCGACGCCCCGGACATCGACTCGCTCGTCGTACGGAACCGGGTGCTGGCAGCCGAACTCGTCTGCGCCGCCGACATCTGGGTCATGGTCACCACCGCTTCCCGGTACGCCGACGCGGTGCCGTGGCAGATGCTGCGTACGGCAAAGGAGTACGACGCCTCCCTCGTCATCGTGCTCGACCGGGTGCCGCACCAGGTAATCGCCGAAGTGTCGCGGCAGTACGGAGCGCTGCTCACCAGGGCGGGTCTCGGTGAGGTGCCCCGCTTCACCATCCCGGAGCTGCCCGAGTCGGCGGGCGGCGGCAGCGGGCTGCTGCCCACCACAGCGGTCGCACCGCTGCGCTCCTGGCTCGGCCACCGCGTGCACGATCCGGCGGCCCGCCAGCAGGCCGTGGGGCGTACGGCGACCGGGGTCATCGACTCGCTGGACGTACGCATGCCGGAGCTGGCCGGGGCCGTTGCCGCGCAGTACGCGGCGGCCGTGCGGCTCACCGGCGTGGTCGAGGACGCGTACCGGAAGGAAGGCACCCGGGTGCAGCGGCGGCTGCAGAACGGTGGTGTGCTCGCCGGGGACGCCCGCACCCGGTGGCGCGGATACCCGCTCTACAGCTCCTCCGAGGAGCTTCTCGACGCACTGGTGGAGAGCCTGGCCGCGCTCCTGCAGTGCGCTGTCGCCGCCGCCGACGAACAGATCCGCACGACCTGGCGGCACGAGCCGGCAGCCGGTGTCCTCGGGGCCGAGGCCGTCGGCCGTCAGGCCGGGGGGTGGGGGCCGGCCGAGGACATCCGGGGCCGGATCGCCATGGCCGTACGACGATGGCGGCGGGTGCTGGAGGAGCTGGCCGAGGAAGAGGTGCGCCAGCTGGAACGCAGCGCCGCGCCCGACGCCGAGACGGTTGCCGCACTGCTGGCCGCCGCGCTGCTCGGCGGACGCCGGGCCCGCAGCGCCGGGGAACAGCTCGCCGAACGCATCGGCGTCCAGGGGGCCCTGCGACTGCGCGACAAGGGCGGCGCGCTGCTGACCACCTATCTCGACCGGGTGCTGAACGGTGAGCGTGACCGGCGGCTCGCGCCGCTCGACGCGCTCGATGTGACCCCGGAGCCGCAGGCAGAACTGATTGCCGCGCTGTCCGTACTGCAGAAGGAGAGGTGA